A genomic segment from Saprospiraceae bacterium encodes:
- a CDS encoding 3'-5' exonuclease, whose protein sequence is MNFIVYDLEATCWEGSPPSQVQEIIEIGAYKLNPYGEVMDSFSRLIKPVIHPYLSYYCKTLTGIEQDEINRASSFVKVIDEFQEWIDIYEEEYLLCAWGKFDQRILIQDCKLHKLDYDWTAPHINVKEQYHDLKRLKRRWGLKKAVEFEGFEFTGDQHSALADAENLAKIFNQYRDEWRF, encoded by the coding sequence ATGAACTTTATTGTGTACGATTTAGAAGCCACTTGTTGGGAAGGAAGCCCGCCTTCTCAAGTGCAAGAAATAATAGAGATAGGGGCCTATAAGTTAAATCCTTATGGGGAGGTGATGGATTCTTTCAGTCGCCTGATCAAGCCAGTGATACACCCCTATTTGTCTTATTACTGTAAGACCTTAACGGGCATTGAGCAAGACGAGATTAACAGAGCCTCTTCCTTTGTAAAAGTCATTGATGAATTTCAGGAATGGATTGATATTTATGAGGAAGAGTACCTCTTGTGCGCCTGGGGTAAATTTGACCAACGCATTTTAATACAGGATTGTAAATTGCATAAATTAGATTACGATTGGACCGCTCCCCACATCAATGTCAAAGAGCAATACCACGATTTGAAACGCCTGAAACGCCGTTGGGGTCTAAAAAAAGCCGTCGAATTTGAAGGTTTCGAGTTTACTGGTGACCAACATTCTGCCCTGGCTGATGCCGAGAACTTAGCCAAAATTTTTAACCAGTATCGGGATGAATGGCGATTTTAG
- a CDS encoding DoxX family protein, which produces MTKRNKIIYWIATIWLALGMTSTGIVQLIKMDEEVENFSHLGYPGYLLTILGIWKILGVIAVLIPKFPLLKEWAYAGFFFAMSGAVISHFVVGDEAKAIFGPMLLLILTVGSWYFRPPDRKTI; this is translated from the coding sequence ATGACAAAGAGAAATAAAATTATCTATTGGATTGCTACTATCTGGCTGGCTTTGGGAATGACATCAACAGGGATAGTGCAATTAATTAAAATGGATGAAGAGGTTGAAAACTTTTCACATTTGGGTTATCCTGGCTATTTACTAACTATTTTAGGTATTTGGAAAATTTTAGGAGTTATTGCAGTTCTTATTCCTAAATTTCCTTTGCTTAAAGAATGGGCTTATGCAGGCTTTTTCTTTGCCATGTCGGGGGCTGTCATTTCTCATTTTGTCGTCGGAGATGAAGCCAAAGCAATTTTTGGACCAATGTTGCTTCTAATCTTGACGGTGGGATCTTGGTATTTCAGACCTCCGGATAGGAAAACCATTTAA
- the yihA gene encoding ribosome biogenesis GTP-binding protein YihA/YsxC, with protein MVIKKADFVASYSNLKSSPADRLAQFAFIGRSNVGKSSLINMLCERKALAKVSNRPGKTQLLNFFLINDNWYLVDLPGYGYAKTSKKNRSIFGKMIEGYLRDAPNLKYAFVLIDANISPQAIDIEFINWLGEKEVPFVIVYTKSDRLSFSKLKANVELFQQELLKYWNSLPEQFVSSARKTTGREEILGFIEDVIANS; from the coding sequence ATGGTGATAAAGAAAGCAGATTTTGTGGCGAGTTATTCCAATTTAAAGTCAAGTCCTGCTGATCGGTTGGCGCAGTTTGCCTTTATTGGCCGATCAAATGTGGGAAAATCTTCTCTAATTAATATGTTGTGTGAACGAAAAGCCCTGGCTAAGGTATCTAACCGACCAGGTAAAACGCAACTACTCAACTTTTTTTTGATCAATGATAATTGGTACTTAGTGGATTTGCCTGGCTATGGTTACGCCAAGACCTCCAAAAAAAACAGAAGCATATTTGGCAAAATGATTGAAGGTTATTTGAGAGATGCCCCCAATCTGAAGTATGCATTTGTTTTGATTGATGCCAATATTTCTCCACAAGCTATAGATATCGAATTTATTAATTGGTTAGGAGAAAAAGAAGTACCTTTCGTTATTGTTTATACCAAGTCTGACCGACTATCCTTTTCCAAATTAAAGGCTAATGTGGAACTATTTCAGCAAGAATTGTTAAAATATTGGAACAGCCTGCCGGAGCAATTTGTAAGTTCTGCCCGAAAGACGACAGGTAGAGAAGAAATATTGGGTTTCATTGAGGATGTGATTGCAAATTCATGA
- a CDS encoding ion transporter, whose product MIKRFFLSERNIMVAILINAAIIFIMYFPQCRDLSWLEAADHLLVVFFIVEAIVKLKTLGSKAYFASAWNRFDFFIIIGSLPTLLVSLIPNIPDTSLLIVLRLFRLIRLIRFIRFVPHLNQVMTGLTRALKASVFVVLALVFLNFLLAIFTCHFYAEMAPEYFGNPLVSAYSIFQLFTLEGWNEIVATVTSRTENDAMIGFTRLYFVIIILLGGIFGLSLANAVFVDEMTMDNNQDLEQRINGLHTEIRELKRLIEQSVSSDK is encoded by the coding sequence ATGATTAAGCGCTTTTTCTTATCAGAGCGAAACATCATGGTTGCCATTTTAATAAATGCTGCCATTATCTTCATTATGTACTTCCCACAATGTAGGGATCTTTCCTGGTTGGAAGCTGCCGATCATTTGTTGGTTGTCTTTTTTATTGTAGAAGCCATTGTTAAACTCAAGACTTTAGGTTCTAAAGCCTATTTTGCCAGTGCGTGGAATCGTTTCGACTTTTTCATCATCATAGGGAGTTTGCCAACCCTTTTGGTGTCTCTTATTCCAAATATTCCGGACACTTCTTTGTTGATTGTTTTGCGCTTATTTCGATTAATTCGCCTCATTCGTTTTATTCGTTTTGTTCCCCACCTCAATCAGGTAATGACCGGTTTAACACGGGCTTTAAAAGCTTCTGTTTTTGTGGTATTAGCCTTGGTTTTTCTCAATTTTTTACTGGCGATCTTCACCTGTCATTTTTATGCCGAGATGGCGCCCGAATACTTTGGTAATCCGCTGGTTTCGGCTTATTCTATTTTCCAGTTGTTTACCTTAGAAGGATGGAATGAGATTGTTGCGACCGTCACCAGCCGAACGGAAAATGACGCTATGATCGGTTTCACCCGGCTTTATTTTGTAATTATTATATTGTTGGGAGGTATTTTTGGATTGTCCCTGGCAAATGCCGTTTTTGTGGATGAGATGACCATGGATAACAACCAGGACCTGGAGCAGCGAATTAATGGCCTTCATACTGAAATCAGAGAACTTAAACGCCTTATTGAACAATCCGTTTCATCAGACAAGTAG
- a CDS encoding 1-acyl-sn-glycerol-3-phosphate acyltransferase: MKKKRRETYSPYSPVFPNIEDWPIYKLSQDRRNFVQDLAGFTFKKLLKQNGPRIADVIAKTIYLERIRIKEEPWKVDPPNERQFWKKLQDRLVKRSLDKTEEEAIKVNEELLGKIIQRYAEEIVGTFKKKTFLFAQRFLYLFFTRLLNTAAGRNFKRIYGRKHRLIDRLIVEGEVEAIRSLMQKGTVVVVPTHFSNLDSILIGYALDAFAGLPSFSYGAGLNLYNTGYTAYFMNRLGAYRVDRRKKNAIYLETLKAMSNLSLQRGVNSLFFPGGTRSRSGELETKVKLGLLGTVVEAQRAILEKGDERKIFVVPLVLSYHFVLEGQFLIEQHLRQIGKEHYIRVKDKFKSSRSIFKFIWQLFSTGNSITISIGKPMDVMGNLVDNEGNSSDQFGNPIAIKDYFSRQGELVADLQRESEYTKMLGDRIVDRFHKDNIVLNSHLVAFAAFQIIKNQNTHLDLYGILRLPTDDYIFNPKLLKEVLTQLIKILMAMEERGDIKLSEAIHGDLEEWLKDGVKRLGNFHVVKPLRLNKRGEIVSDSFKLLYFYHNRMASYHLEKQIDWKKVSLEEILEV; the protein is encoded by the coding sequence ATGAAAAAGAAACGAAGAGAAACATATTCCCCTTATTCCCCGGTTTTTCCTAATATAGAGGATTGGCCTATCTATAAGCTGAGCCAGGACCGCCGCAATTTTGTTCAGGATTTAGCGGGGTTTACCTTCAAGAAACTCCTTAAGCAAAATGGTCCGCGCATAGCCGATGTAATTGCCAAAACCATTTACCTGGAACGCATCCGGATCAAAGAAGAGCCCTGGAAGGTTGATCCACCAAATGAACGGCAGTTTTGGAAAAAATTGCAAGACCGGCTGGTGAAGCGGTCCTTAGATAAAACAGAAGAGGAAGCGATCAAGGTAAATGAGGAATTACTGGGAAAGATCATACAGCGGTATGCAGAAGAAATCGTTGGCACCTTTAAGAAAAAAACCTTCCTTTTTGCCCAGCGTTTTTTGTATCTATTTTTTACGCGATTGCTGAATACAGCTGCCGGACGAAACTTTAAACGGATATACGGTAGAAAACACCGTTTGATAGACCGCCTAATCGTAGAGGGCGAAGTAGAGGCGATTCGCAGCTTAATGCAGAAAGGAACGGTGGTGGTGGTGCCTACTCATTTTAGCAACCTGGATTCTATTTTGATTGGCTATGCGCTTGATGCCTTTGCTGGTTTGCCTTCCTTTTCCTATGGGGCAGGCCTCAACCTATACAATACGGGATATACGGCTTATTTTATGAATCGCCTGGGTGCCTATCGGGTAGATCGTCGGAAGAAAAATGCCATTTACCTGGAAACCTTAAAGGCCATGTCCAATTTGTCATTGCAGCGAGGCGTAAATAGCCTTTTTTTCCCAGGAGGTACCCGCTCCAGATCTGGAGAATTGGAGACAAAGGTCAAGTTGGGCCTGTTAGGTACTGTCGTGGAGGCACAGCGGGCTATTTTGGAAAAAGGAGATGAGCGGAAAATTTTCGTTGTTCCTTTGGTTTTGAGTTACCATTTTGTCTTAGAAGGACAATTTTTGATTGAACAACACCTTCGTCAAATAGGAAAAGAGCATTATATTCGGGTCAAGGATAAATTTAAAAGCTCTCGAAGTATTTTTAAATTTATTTGGCAGCTTTTTTCAACGGGGAATTCCATCACTATTTCTATTGGAAAGCCGATGGATGTAATGGGGAATTTGGTTGATAATGAAGGGAATAGCTCAGACCAATTTGGAAACCCCATAGCTATCAAAGACTATTTTTCTAGGCAGGGTGAGTTGGTGGCTGATCTTCAGCGGGAATCTGAGTACACCAAAATGCTAGGTGATCGAATTGTAGATCGCTTTCATAAGGATAACATCGTATTGAATAGCCATTTAGTAGCATTTGCGGCTTTCCAGATTATTAAAAATCAAAATACACACCTTGATTTATACGGTATCCTTCGGTTGCCAACAGATGATTATATTTTTAATCCCAAGTTGTTAAAAGAGGTGCTAACCCAGTTAATTAAAATTTTAATGGCTATGGAAGAACGAGGGGATATCAAGTTATCAGAGGCTATTCATGGGGATTTGGAGGAATGGTTAAAAGATGGCGTAAAGCGATTGGGGAATTTTCATGTTGTGAAACCTTTGCGCTTAAATAAGCGCGGAGAAATAGTGAGTGATAGTTTTAAGTTGTTATACTTTTACCACAACAGAATGGCTAGCTACCATTTAGAGAAACAAATTGATTGGAAAAAGGTCAGTTTGGAGGAGATCTTAGAAGTTTAA
- a CDS encoding RNA polymerase sigma factor, with amino-acid sequence MPLTIRMTEAEVIQGCLENNRLAQKELYERYSAAMYTIAYRITNDFDLANDVLQEGFIKVFRALPNFRKESSLGAWIKTIVIRTALSKIKRTPQFEPIENHQTNEMVDWGHHLDVEYLEKAIQSLPEGYRAVFVLVEIEGYAHKEVAELLNISIGTSKSQLFYAKKRLRKVISQLLDV; translated from the coding sequence ATGCCCTTAACAATTCGAATGACAGAAGCTGAGGTAATTCAGGGCTGTCTGGAAAACAATCGTTTAGCCCAGAAGGAACTGTATGAACGGTACAGCGCAGCAATGTATACGATTGCCTATCGCATTACCAATGATTTTGATTTAGCCAATGACGTATTGCAAGAAGGTTTTATTAAAGTTTTTCGTGCACTACCAAACTTCAGAAAGGAATCCTCACTTGGTGCCTGGATAAAAACTATTGTTATCCGCACCGCCTTAAGCAAAATCAAGCGCACCCCTCAATTCGAACCTATTGAAAATCACCAGACCAACGAAATGGTGGATTGGGGTCATCACCTGGATGTAGAATACCTTGAAAAAGCTATTCAATCACTCCCCGAAGGATACCGTGCTGTTTTTGTTTTGGTAGAGATCGAAGGCTACGCTCACAAAGAAGTAGCTGAATTATTGAATATTTCAATAGGCACCTCTAAATCACAGCTTTTTTATGCCAAAAAACGGCTTAGGAAAGTCATTAGCCAATTGCTTGATGTCTAA
- a CDS encoding metalloregulator ArsR/SmtB family transcription factor, which translates to MMNLRRDVFQAIADPTRRAILLLVASQSMTAGAIAANFETARPTVSKHLQILTECELLQKEQNGREIFYHFNPQKIKEVVDFIEPFQKIWEDRFNKLEAIMKNYKVDK; encoded by the coding sequence ATGATGAATTTAAGACGAGACGTATTTCAAGCTATAGCAGATCCGACAAGAAGGGCTATACTGCTATTGGTTGCCTCACAATCGATGACAGCAGGTGCCATAGCTGCAAATTTTGAGACAGCAAGACCTACTGTTTCAAAACATTTACAAATACTTACCGAGTGCGAATTACTGCAAAAAGAACAAAATGGCAGAGAAATTTTCTATCACTTTAATCCACAAAAGATTAAAGAAGTGGTAGATTTTATCGAACCCTTTCAAAAAATATGGGAGGACAGGTTTAATAAATTAGAAGCAATTATGAAAAATTACAAAGTAGATAAATAG
- a CDS encoding SRPBCC domain-containing protein — MEPKTKLYAEEGKQELLITREFDLPLELLFKAYVEPQIVEQWMGTKVLKLENKKHGSWQFETTDAKGNKHGFNGVIHEFSPNQKIIRTFEMENSPFAVQLEFLEFEKRTEDTSKLTMHIVFRSLAYRDQMLQIPFAQGLNMAHNRLQAIVSQLK; from the coding sequence ATGGAGCCTAAAACAAAATTATACGCCGAGGAGGGCAAACAGGAATTGCTGATAACCAGGGAATTTGATTTGCCATTGGAATTACTTTTCAAAGCGTATGTAGAACCCCAAATTGTTGAACAATGGATGGGAACGAAAGTGTTAAAACTTGAAAATAAAAAACATGGGAGTTGGCAATTTGAAACAACTGATGCCAAAGGGAACAAACACGGGTTCAATGGCGTAATCCACGAGTTTAGTCCGAACCAGAAAATCATTCGGACATTTGAAATGGAAAATTCTCCTTTTGCCGTTCAGCTGGAGTTCCTAGAATTTGAAAAACGCACGGAGGACACTAGCAAACTCACTATGCATATCGTATTTAGGTCACTCGCTTACAGGGACCAAATGTTGCAGATACCCTTTGCCCAAGGCCTAAATATGGCACATAACCGACTACAAGCTATCGTAAGCCAATTAAAATAA
- a CDS encoding porin family protein yields the protein MKKSIFFILLFSCTCLMLNAQIKLGLRVGVNTSSLSQENIDILDNSGFNQLKVALEEAKYGLHGGLVIQIGMGNFMIQPEVLFNSNEIDYKVSDVQTGFVDKILKEKYQYLDIPLLLGYKLGGFLRLHAGPVGHVYLNNTSELTDLSGYAQKFKEFTWGWQGGFGLDIGKLMIDLRYEGDFSKYGDHFEFFGDKYAFDQSPARFLISLGYLF from the coding sequence ATGAAAAAATCAATCTTTTTTATCCTACTGTTCTCTTGCACCTGTTTAATGCTCAATGCCCAGATCAAATTAGGCCTTCGTGTTGGCGTAAATACCTCAAGTTTGAGCCAAGAAAATATAGATATTCTCGACAATAGTGGCTTCAATCAGCTCAAAGTTGCCCTAGAAGAGGCCAAATATGGCCTCCATGGTGGATTAGTCATCCAAATTGGAATGGGTAATTTCATGATACAACCCGAAGTATTATTCAATTCTAATGAAATAGATTATAAAGTTTCAGATGTCCAGACCGGTTTTGTGGATAAAATACTTAAAGAAAAATACCAATACCTTGACATTCCTTTGTTGCTAGGTTACAAGTTGGGGGGCTTTCTCCGACTGCATGCCGGCCCTGTCGGACATGTTTACCTCAATAACACCTCAGAATTAACCGACCTTTCTGGTTATGCCCAAAAATTCAAAGAATTTACCTGGGGTTGGCAGGGTGGTTTCGGATTGGATATCGGAAAGCTGATGATCGACCTCCGCTACGAGGGAGATTTCAGCAAATATGGTGACCATTTTGAATTCTTTGGCGACAAATATGCTTTTGATCAATCTCCTGCTCGCTTTTTAATATCCCTTGGTTATTTGTTTTAG
- the mltG gene encoding endolytic transglycosylase MltG → MKFVRLLMVLFLLAALGLGGFAFWLYAALHTPVTHSNDKEYITIEQGLASNRILEVLEGYQIIQAPLATKIYLRFFEKESKLEAGDYLFPSPISPIEVLNRLKDGKRRTKTLTIPEGWTRFEIAKRIVAQFPVDPVLTEKEVLAMMDDVSLIQEIDSKATNLEGYLYPTTYQLEVGTHPQSVITTMVKQFKAIWQPEWDELARKIGRTKREIVIIASLIENESKIDAERAVVASVIYNRLEQRIPLGVDATNVYIAKLLGRWDGIIHKSDVEIDHPYNTRKIYGLPPGPISSASKSAFEAALNPAKTDYLYYVLNVEAGDGSHHFYATATEFAKGKAIYQRWLNSQRGK, encoded by the coding sequence ATGAAGTTCGTCCGCCTACTAATGGTACTATTCTTGTTAGCCGCCCTAGGTTTAGGAGGATTCGCTTTTTGGTTGTATGCTGCTTTACATACACCTGTGACACATAGTAATGACAAGGAATACATTACTATTGAGCAAGGTTTAGCCTCGAATCGCATTCTTGAAGTTCTAGAAGGGTATCAGATAATACAAGCACCACTGGCCACCAAAATATATTTGCGTTTTTTTGAAAAGGAATCAAAGTTGGAGGCAGGTGATTATTTGTTCCCTTCACCCATTAGCCCTATTGAGGTATTAAACCGATTAAAGGATGGGAAAAGGCGTACAAAAACGCTTACTATTCCTGAGGGCTGGACCCGATTTGAGATTGCTAAACGCATTGTTGCGCAGTTTCCAGTGGACCCTGTATTGACGGAAAAAGAGGTTTTGGCGATGATGGATGATGTCAGCCTGATCCAAGAGATAGATTCTAAGGCAACAAACCTTGAAGGTTATCTTTATCCTACTACCTATCAGCTTGAAGTAGGTACACATCCTCAATCGGTCATCACTACCATGGTTAAACAGTTTAAAGCTATCTGGCAACCTGAATGGGATGAGCTGGCACGAAAAATAGGAAGAACTAAACGTGAAATCGTCATCATTGCCAGCCTCATCGAAAACGAATCTAAAATAGACGCTGAACGCGCTGTAGTAGCTTCGGTTATTTACAATCGACTCGAACAGCGTATCCCCCTAGGCGTTGATGCCACGAATGTATATATCGCCAAACTACTTGGCCGTTGGGATGGTATAATTCATAAAAGTGACGTCGAAATAGACCACCCCTATAATACGCGAAAGATATATGGCTTGCCCCCTGGTCCAATCAGTTCTGCCAGCAAATCTGCTTTTGAAGCAGCATTAAACCCCGCTAAAACGGATTATCTGTATTACGTTCTTAATGTAGAAGCTGGTGACGGTTCTCACCATTTTTATGCTACCGCCACCGAGTTTGCCAAAGGGAAAGCGATTTATCAAAGATGGCTGAATAGTCAGCGGGGGAAATGA
- the glpK gene encoding glycerol kinase GlpK, producing MKQYILSIDQGTTSSRAILFDKKGNIRGVAQQEFTQIYPRPGWVEHDAEEIWQTQLGVIKKVLEAQKVKPAEIAAIGITNQRETTVIWDKNTGKPIHNAIVWQDRRTASICDDLKGKGYEDYVRQNTGLVIDAYFSGTKVKWLLDEVPGARAKAEKGDLLFGTIDSWLIWKMTGGAVHVTDYTNASRTMLFNIHTLQWDEKMMAALGVPAAVLPTVKQSSEVYGHTTADLLGAPLPIAGIAGDQQAALFGQVCHESGMAKNTYGTGCFMLMNTGEQAVASKAGLLTTIAWGVGGKVYYALEGSVFIAGAAIQWLRDGLKLIDESPDSEYYAMKTKDTEGVYVVPAFAGLGAPYWDMYARGAIFGLTRGTSKGHLIRATLESLAYQTKDVLDAMEKDSGIKLKALKVDGGACANNLLMQFQADILGTRVERPQIIETTALGAAYLAGLAVGFWTEDEVKQNWLLDHAFTPDMSEPDRTSLYKGWQKAVKRTMGWEKDE from the coding sequence ATGAAACAATACATTCTTTCCATCGACCAAGGTACGACGAGCTCTAGGGCTATTTTATTTGATAAGAAGGGAAATATCCGTGGGGTGGCCCAGCAGGAATTTACCCAGATCTACCCTAGGCCAGGTTGGGTGGAACACGATGCAGAAGAAATTTGGCAGACCCAATTGGGCGTTATTAAGAAGGTATTGGAAGCGCAAAAGGTTAAGCCTGCCGAAATAGCCGCCATTGGGATTACCAACCAACGTGAAACCACCGTTATCTGGGATAAAAATACTGGCAAACCCATTCATAACGCCATTGTTTGGCAAGACCGGCGGACAGCTAGTATCTGTGACGACCTGAAAGGAAAAGGGTACGAGGACTATGTTCGTCAAAATACGGGCCTGGTTATTGACGCCTATTTCTCAGGAACCAAGGTGAAGTGGCTGTTGGATGAAGTACCCGGAGCCCGAGCAAAAGCAGAAAAGGGTGATTTATTGTTTGGCACCATTGATAGCTGGCTGATCTGGAAAATGACAGGTGGGGCGGTACATGTTACCGATTATACCAATGCTTCCAGGACGATGCTTTTTAACATCCATACCTTGCAGTGGGATGAAAAAATGATGGCAGCATTGGGCGTACCAGCCGCTGTTTTGCCAACTGTTAAGCAATCCAGTGAAGTATATGGACATACTACCGCTGATTTGCTTGGCGCGCCACTCCCGATCGCGGGTATTGCCGGAGACCAACAGGCTGCTTTGTTTGGTCAGGTCTGCCACGAATCTGGCATGGCCAAAAATACCTATGGGACAGGTTGCTTTATGCTGATGAATACCGGAGAACAAGCCGTGGCTTCCAAGGCGGGTTTATTGACGACAATTGCCTGGGGAGTAGGCGGCAAAGTATATTATGCCCTGGAGGGTAGCGTTTTTATAGCCGGGGCGGCGATCCAATGGCTACGGGATGGCCTCAAATTGATCGATGAATCACCGGATTCGGAGTATTACGCTATGAAAACCAAAGATACGGAGGGCGTATACGTCGTGCCCGCCTTCGCTGGTCTTGGTGCACCCTATTGGGATATGTATGCTCGTGGCGCCATCTTCGGCTTGACCAGGGGGACCAGCAAGGGGCACTTGATCAGAGCAACCCTTGAGTCTCTGGCGTATCAGACAAAAGACGTACTGGATGCCATGGAAAAGGATTCGGGTATCAAATTAAAGGCATTGAAGGTGGATGGAGGTGCCTGTGCCAATAACTTGTTGATGCAATTTCAAGCTGATATCCTGGGAACCCGAGTGGAACGACCTCAGATTATCGAGACCACAGCGTTAGGGGCAGCCTACTTAGCAGGCCTTGCTGTTGGCTTCTGGACCGAGGATGAGGTTAAACAAAATTGGTTGTTGGATCATGCTTTTACTCCTGATATGTCCGAACCAGACCGGACTAGTCTTTACAAAGGATGGCAAAAAGCCGTCAAACGCACGATGGGGTGGGAGAAGGATGAATAA
- a CDS encoding DUF4097 family beta strand repeat-containing protein, which yields MPHNFKFYLSIGLALFFTTAAWSQQTLLQVVTKKIEKSYAYKEGYEVNIEGEKADVSIQTWDKAEVRIELELIAKHTNQEVALKDIEALKYLTQRVKNKIYLRNYVSVEEGEAKPTATLSAKYTITLPEECPVYLKNHFGEATISNLSNRLRVNSEFSKIGLENIQGTVDLQTRFGDIIGNLIDGQVNINSRRSDISLTNISGSYDITAQYGVIRIFAEDQLLKLNLDATHSDVYFFNPNPEFYAYNLVANHGKINFPEELNFSMLEDLPQLKKYNFKPAQKEFFATITLSVTLGDIYLEKAKKAPKL from the coding sequence ATGCCACACAACTTCAAATTTTATCTTAGCATCGGTCTAGCCCTGTTTTTTACAACAGCTGCCTGGTCTCAACAGACCCTTTTGCAAGTCGTAACCAAAAAAATCGAAAAATCCTACGCCTATAAAGAAGGTTATGAGGTAAACATAGAGGGAGAAAAAGCGGATGTTTCCATTCAAACATGGGATAAGGCCGAAGTGCGTATTGAGTTGGAATTGATTGCTAAACACACAAATCAAGAAGTGGCGCTAAAGGATATTGAAGCCTTAAAATACCTTACACAAAGGGTAAAAAACAAAATTTACCTTCGCAACTATGTTTCGGTTGAGGAAGGAGAGGCCAAACCAACGGCTACCCTTTCTGCCAAATATACCATTACCTTGCCCGAGGAATGCCCCGTTTATCTTAAAAATCATTTTGGGGAGGCGACGATCAGCAACCTTTCAAATCGGCTGAGGGTAAATAGCGAATTCAGTAAAATTGGCCTGGAAAACATCCAGGGAACCGTCGATTTACAGACCCGATTCGGTGATATCATCGGCAATCTCATTGATGGGCAGGTAAATATCAATAGTAGACGGTCTGATATTTCTTTAACCAATATTAGCGGCAGTTATGACATTACCGCCCAGTACGGGGTCATCCGTATCTTTGCAGAAGACCAACTGCTGAAATTGAACCTGGATGCCACGCATTCTGACGTCTATTTCTTCAACCCCAATCCTGAATTTTATGCCTATAATTTAGTGGCAAACCACGGTAAAATTAACTTCCCTGAAGAACTTAACTTCAGTATGCTGGAAGACCTGCCTCAATTAAAGAAATACAATTTTAAACCTGCTCAAAAAGAGTTTTTCGCCACCATCACCCTTTCCGTAACTTTGGGTGATATTTACCTGGAGAAGGCCAAAAAAGCGCCCAAATTGTAA